A genomic window from Megalobrama amblycephala isolate DHTTF-2021 linkage group LG2, ASM1881202v1, whole genome shotgun sequence includes:
- the fbxw11b gene encoding F-box and WD repeat domain-containing 11-B isoform X3, whose product MDSQTADRSPKITMFKPIFICPQVTNGPLTGSRKRPSEGNYEKEKDVCIQLFDQWSEADQVEFVEHLISRMCHYQHGHINSYLKPMLQRDFITALPAQGLDHIAENILSFLDARSLCSAELVCKEWQRVISEGMLWKKLIERMVRTDPLWKGLSERHQWEKYLFKNRTTEVPPNSYYRSLYPKIIQDIETIEANWRCGRHNLQRIQCRSENSKGVYCLQYDDEKIISGLRDNSIKIWDKQTLECLKILTGHTGSVLCLQYDERVIVTGSSDSTVRVWDVNSGEVLNTLIHHNEAVLHLRFCNGLMVTCSKDRSIAVWDMASPTDISLRRVLVGHRAAVNVVDFDDKYIVSASGDRTIKVWSTSTCEFVRTLNGHKRGIACLQYRDRLVVSGSSDNTIRLWDIECGACLRVLEGHEELVRCIRFDNKRIVSGAYDGKIKVWDLQAALDPRAPASTLCLRTLVQRCRFNNSLSAYRNILAECSGSNSMSSRSSAAPTMTLSLSGTSSTCQPTGRRKDDRRPARIPIYPDSREALVACGVCASVCGDCLGDPSLCGSVPGSKVEERHHHHPPPSSPSPSSLHLSVLFLPSSVILRAAP is encoded by the exons ATGGACTCGCAGACTGCAGACCGCTCCCCAAAGATCACAATGTTCAAG CCTATCTTTATCTGTCCTCAGGTGACTAATGGACCCTTGACAGGCTCTAGGAAGCGGCCATCGGAAGGAAATTACGAGAAGGAGAAAGACGTGTGCATCCAGCTCTTTGATCAGTGGTCTGAAGCAGACCAAGTGGAGTTTGTGGAACACCTGATCTCACGCATGTGCCATTACCAACACGGCCACATAAACTCCTACCTCAAACCCATGCTCCAAAGGGACTTCATTACGGCACTGCCAG CTCAGGGTCTGGATCATATAGCGGAGAATATCTTGTCTTTCCTGGACGCACGCTCGCTGTGTTCGGCTGAGCTGGTGTGTAAGGAATGGCAGCGTGTGATTTCCGAAGGCATGTTGTGGAAGAAGCTAATCGAGAGGATGGTTCGGACAGACCCGCTGTGGAAAGGCCTTTCAGAGAGACACCAGTG GGAAAAATACCTGTTCAAGAACCGCACAACAGAAGTTCCACCAAACTCATACTACCGCTCTCTTTATCCGAAAATCATTCAGGACATCGAG ACCATCGAGGCGAACTGGAGGTGTGGCCGACATAACCTGCAGAGGATCCAGTGTAGGTCGGAGAACAGCAAAGGTGTTTACTGCCTCCAGTATGACGACGAAAAGATCATCAGCGGACTTCGAGATAACTCCATCAAG ATATGGGATAAACAGACTCTGGAGTGTTTGAAGATCCTGACAGGGCACACGGGCTCTGTGCTGTGTCTGCAGTATGATGAGAGAGTCATTGTTACCGGTTCCTCTGATTCCACTGTCAG AGTTTGGGATGTGAACTCGGGGGAGGTTCTGAACACTCTGATCCATCACAACGAGGCTGTGCTCCACCTGCGATTCTGTAACGGGTTGATGGTCACCTGCTCGAAGGATCGCTCCATCGCCGTGTGGGACATGGCCTCTCCCACGGACATCAGTCTCCGCCGAGTCCTCGTCGGACACAGGGCCGCCGTCAATGTTGTCGACTTTGACGACAAGTACATTGTCTCTGCCTCTGGTGATCGGACCATAAAG GTGTGGAGTACAAGCACCTGTGAGTTTGTTCGGACACTAAACGGTCATAAGCGAGGAATCGCCTGCCTACAGTACAGAGACAGACTCGTGGTCAGTGGCTCCTCAGACAACACCATCAG GCTGTGGGATATTGAGTGTGGAGCATGTTTGCGGGTTTTGGAAGGGCACGAGGAGCTTGTTCGCTGTATTCGATTTGATAACAAGCGGATTGTGAGTGGAGCGTATGACGG tAAAATTAAAGTGTGGGACCTACAAGCTGCTCTCGACCCACGAGCCCCAGCCAGCACTCTGTGTCTACGTACACTAGTG CAGCGATGTCGCTTCAATAATAGTCTGTCTGCGTATAGGAACATTCTGGCCGAGTGTTCCGGCTCCAATTCGATGAGTTCCAGATCATCAGCAGCTCCCACGATGACACTATCCTTATCTGGGACTTCCTCAACGTGTCAACCAACGGGCAGACGGAAGGACGATCGCCGTCCCGCACGTATACCTATATATCCAGATAGCAG GGAAGCTCTGGTGGCGTGCggagtgtgtgcgagtgtgtgtgggGACTGTTTGGGTGACCCCAGTCTATGTGGAAGTGTGCCAGGATCAAAGGTCGAGGAACGCCACCACCACCACCCCCCCCCCTCCTCCCCTTCACCCTCCTCTCTCCATCTGTCCGTTTTATTTCTCCCCTCTTCGGTCATTTTGAGGGCCGCCCCATGA
- the fbxw11b gene encoding F-box and WD repeat domain-containing 11-B isoform X4, with the protein MDSQTADRSPKITMFKVTNGPLTGSRKRPSEGNYEKEKDVCIQLFDQWSEADQVEFVEHLISRMCHYQHGHINSYLKPMLQRDFITALPAQGLDHIAENILSFLDARSLCSAELVCKEWQRVISEGMLWKKLIERMVRTDPLWKGLSERHQWEKYLFKNRTTEVPPNSYYRSLYPKIIQDIETIEANWRCGRHNLQRIQCRSENSKGVYCLQYDDEKIISGLRDNSIKIWDKQTLECLKILTGHTGSVLCLQYDERVIVTGSSDSTVRVWDVNSGEVLNTLIHHNEAVLHLRFCNGLMVTCSKDRSIAVWDMASPTDISLRRVLVGHRAAVNVVDFDDKYIVSASGDRTIKVWSTSTCEFVRTLNGHKRGIACLQYRDRLVVSGSSDNTIRLWDIECGACLRVLEGHEELVRCIRFDNKRIVSGAYDGKIKVWDLQAALDPRAPASTLCLRTLVQRCRFNNSLSAYRNILAECSGSNSMSSRSSAAPTMTLSLSGTSSTCQPTGRRKDDRRPARIPIYPDSREALVACGVCASVCGDCLGDPSLCGSVPGSKVEERHHHHPPPSSPSPSSLHLSVLFLPSSVILRAAP; encoded by the exons ATGGACTCGCAGACTGCAGACCGCTCCCCAAAGATCACAATGTTCAAG GTGACTAATGGACCCTTGACAGGCTCTAGGAAGCGGCCATCGGAAGGAAATTACGAGAAGGAGAAAGACGTGTGCATCCAGCTCTTTGATCAGTGGTCTGAAGCAGACCAAGTGGAGTTTGTGGAACACCTGATCTCACGCATGTGCCATTACCAACACGGCCACATAAACTCCTACCTCAAACCCATGCTCCAAAGGGACTTCATTACGGCACTGCCAG CTCAGGGTCTGGATCATATAGCGGAGAATATCTTGTCTTTCCTGGACGCACGCTCGCTGTGTTCGGCTGAGCTGGTGTGTAAGGAATGGCAGCGTGTGATTTCCGAAGGCATGTTGTGGAAGAAGCTAATCGAGAGGATGGTTCGGACAGACCCGCTGTGGAAAGGCCTTTCAGAGAGACACCAGTG GGAAAAATACCTGTTCAAGAACCGCACAACAGAAGTTCCACCAAACTCATACTACCGCTCTCTTTATCCGAAAATCATTCAGGACATCGAG ACCATCGAGGCGAACTGGAGGTGTGGCCGACATAACCTGCAGAGGATCCAGTGTAGGTCGGAGAACAGCAAAGGTGTTTACTGCCTCCAGTATGACGACGAAAAGATCATCAGCGGACTTCGAGATAACTCCATCAAG ATATGGGATAAACAGACTCTGGAGTGTTTGAAGATCCTGACAGGGCACACGGGCTCTGTGCTGTGTCTGCAGTATGATGAGAGAGTCATTGTTACCGGTTCCTCTGATTCCACTGTCAG AGTTTGGGATGTGAACTCGGGGGAGGTTCTGAACACTCTGATCCATCACAACGAGGCTGTGCTCCACCTGCGATTCTGTAACGGGTTGATGGTCACCTGCTCGAAGGATCGCTCCATCGCCGTGTGGGACATGGCCTCTCCCACGGACATCAGTCTCCGCCGAGTCCTCGTCGGACACAGGGCCGCCGTCAATGTTGTCGACTTTGACGACAAGTACATTGTCTCTGCCTCTGGTGATCGGACCATAAAG GTGTGGAGTACAAGCACCTGTGAGTTTGTTCGGACACTAAACGGTCATAAGCGAGGAATCGCCTGCCTACAGTACAGAGACAGACTCGTGGTCAGTGGCTCCTCAGACAACACCATCAG GCTGTGGGATATTGAGTGTGGAGCATGTTTGCGGGTTTTGGAAGGGCACGAGGAGCTTGTTCGCTGTATTCGATTTGATAACAAGCGGATTGTGAGTGGAGCGTATGACGG tAAAATTAAAGTGTGGGACCTACAAGCTGCTCTCGACCCACGAGCCCCAGCCAGCACTCTGTGTCTACGTACACTAGTG CAGCGATGTCGCTTCAATAATAGTCTGTCTGCGTATAGGAACATTCTGGCCGAGTGTTCCGGCTCCAATTCGATGAGTTCCAGATCATCAGCAGCTCCCACGATGACACTATCCTTATCTGGGACTTCCTCAACGTGTCAACCAACGGGCAGACGGAAGGACGATCGCCGTCCCGCACGTATACCTATATATCCAGATAGCAG GGAAGCTCTGGTGGCGTGCggagtgtgtgcgagtgtgtgtgggGACTGTTTGGGTGACCCCAGTCTATGTGGAAGTGTGCCAGGATCAAAGGTCGAGGAACGCCACCACCACCACCCCCCCCCCTCCTCCCCTTCACCCTCCTCTCTCCATCTGTCCGTTTTATTTCTCCCCTCTTCGGTCATTTTGAGGGCCGCCCCATGA
- the fbxw11b gene encoding F-box and WD repeat domain-containing 11-B isoform X2 has protein sequence MEPEMEDKTLELMNTSVMDSQTADRSPKITMFKVTNGPLTGSRKRPSEGNYEKEKDVCIQLFDQWSEADQVEFVEHLISRMCHYQHGHINSYLKPMLQRDFITALPAQGLDHIAENILSFLDARSLCSAELVCKEWQRVISEGMLWKKLIERMVRTDPLWKGLSERHQWEKYLFKNRTTEVPPNSYYRSLYPKIIQDIETIEANWRCGRHNLQRIQCRSENSKGVYCLQYDDEKIISGLRDNSIKIWDKQTLECLKILTGHTGSVLCLQYDERVIVTGSSDSTVRVWDVNSGEVLNTLIHHNEAVLHLRFCNGLMVTCSKDRSIAVWDMASPTDISLRRVLVGHRAAVNVVDFDDKYIVSASGDRTIKVWSTSTCEFVRTLNGHKRGIACLQYRDRLVVSGSSDNTIRLWDIECGACLRVLEGHEELVRCIRFDNKRIVSGAYDGKIKVWDLQAALDPRAPASTLCLRTLVQRCRFNNSLSAYRNILAECSGSNSMSSRSSAAPTMTLSLSGTSSTCQPTGRRKDDRRPARIPIYPDSREALVACGVCASVCGDCLGDPSLCGSVPGSKVEERHHHHPPPSSPSPSSLHLSVLFLPSSVILRAAP, from the exons ATGGAGCCGGAGATGGAGGACAAAACCTTAGAGCTGATG aacacctCTGTCATGGACTCGCAGACTGCAGACCGCTCCCCAAAGATCACAATGTTCAAG GTGACTAATGGACCCTTGACAGGCTCTAGGAAGCGGCCATCGGAAGGAAATTACGAGAAGGAGAAAGACGTGTGCATCCAGCTCTTTGATCAGTGGTCTGAAGCAGACCAAGTGGAGTTTGTGGAACACCTGATCTCACGCATGTGCCATTACCAACACGGCCACATAAACTCCTACCTCAAACCCATGCTCCAAAGGGACTTCATTACGGCACTGCCAG CTCAGGGTCTGGATCATATAGCGGAGAATATCTTGTCTTTCCTGGACGCACGCTCGCTGTGTTCGGCTGAGCTGGTGTGTAAGGAATGGCAGCGTGTGATTTCCGAAGGCATGTTGTGGAAGAAGCTAATCGAGAGGATGGTTCGGACAGACCCGCTGTGGAAAGGCCTTTCAGAGAGACACCAGTG GGAAAAATACCTGTTCAAGAACCGCACAACAGAAGTTCCACCAAACTCATACTACCGCTCTCTTTATCCGAAAATCATTCAGGACATCGAG ACCATCGAGGCGAACTGGAGGTGTGGCCGACATAACCTGCAGAGGATCCAGTGTAGGTCGGAGAACAGCAAAGGTGTTTACTGCCTCCAGTATGACGACGAAAAGATCATCAGCGGACTTCGAGATAACTCCATCAAG ATATGGGATAAACAGACTCTGGAGTGTTTGAAGATCCTGACAGGGCACACGGGCTCTGTGCTGTGTCTGCAGTATGATGAGAGAGTCATTGTTACCGGTTCCTCTGATTCCACTGTCAG AGTTTGGGATGTGAACTCGGGGGAGGTTCTGAACACTCTGATCCATCACAACGAGGCTGTGCTCCACCTGCGATTCTGTAACGGGTTGATGGTCACCTGCTCGAAGGATCGCTCCATCGCCGTGTGGGACATGGCCTCTCCCACGGACATCAGTCTCCGCCGAGTCCTCGTCGGACACAGGGCCGCCGTCAATGTTGTCGACTTTGACGACAAGTACATTGTCTCTGCCTCTGGTGATCGGACCATAAAG GTGTGGAGTACAAGCACCTGTGAGTTTGTTCGGACACTAAACGGTCATAAGCGAGGAATCGCCTGCCTACAGTACAGAGACAGACTCGTGGTCAGTGGCTCCTCAGACAACACCATCAG GCTGTGGGATATTGAGTGTGGAGCATGTTTGCGGGTTTTGGAAGGGCACGAGGAGCTTGTTCGCTGTATTCGATTTGATAACAAGCGGATTGTGAGTGGAGCGTATGACGG tAAAATTAAAGTGTGGGACCTACAAGCTGCTCTCGACCCACGAGCCCCAGCCAGCACTCTGTGTCTACGTACACTAGTG CAGCGATGTCGCTTCAATAATAGTCTGTCTGCGTATAGGAACATTCTGGCCGAGTGTTCCGGCTCCAATTCGATGAGTTCCAGATCATCAGCAGCTCCCACGATGACACTATCCTTATCTGGGACTTCCTCAACGTGTCAACCAACGGGCAGACGGAAGGACGATCGCCGTCCCGCACGTATACCTATATATCCAGATAGCAG GGAAGCTCTGGTGGCGTGCggagtgtgtgcgagtgtgtgtgggGACTGTTTGGGTGACCCCAGTCTATGTGGAAGTGTGCCAGGATCAAAGGTCGAGGAACGCCACCACCACCACCCCCCCCCCTCCTCCCCTTCACCCTCCTCTCTCCATCTGTCCGTTTTATTTCTCCCCTCTTCGGTCATTTTGAGGGCCGCCCCATGA
- the fbxw11b gene encoding F-box and WD repeat domain-containing 11-B isoform X5, whose amino-acid sequence MEPEMEDKTLELMNTSVMDSQTADRSPKITMFKPIFICPQVTNGPLTGSRKRPSEGNYEKEKDVCIQLFDQWSEADQVEFVEHLISRMCHYQHGHINSYLKPMLQRDFITALPAQGLDHIAENILSFLDARSLCSAELVCKEWQRVISEGMLWKKLIERMVRTDPLWKGLSERHQWEKYLFKNRTTEVPPNSYYRSLYPKIIQDIETIEANWRCGRHNLQRIQCRSENSKGVYCLQYDDEKIISGLRDNSIKIWDKQTLECLKILTGHTGSVLCLQYDERVIVTGSSDSTVRVWDVNSGEVLNTLIHHNEAVLHLRFCNGLMVTCSKDRSIAVWDMASPTDISLRRVLVGHRAAVNVVDFDDKYIVSASGDRTIKVWSTSTCEFVRTLNGHKRGIACLQYRDRLVVSGSSDNTIRLWDIECGACLRVLEGHEELVRCIRFDNKRIVSGAYDGKIKVWDLQAALDPRAPASTLCLRTLVEHSGRVFRLQFDEFQIISSSHDDTILIWDFLNVSTNGQTEGRSPSRTYTYISR is encoded by the exons ATGGAGCCGGAGATGGAGGACAAAACCTTAGAGCTGATG aacacctCTGTCATGGACTCGCAGACTGCAGACCGCTCCCCAAAGATCACAATGTTCAAG CCTATCTTTATCTGTCCTCAGGTGACTAATGGACCCTTGACAGGCTCTAGGAAGCGGCCATCGGAAGGAAATTACGAGAAGGAGAAAGACGTGTGCATCCAGCTCTTTGATCAGTGGTCTGAAGCAGACCAAGTGGAGTTTGTGGAACACCTGATCTCACGCATGTGCCATTACCAACACGGCCACATAAACTCCTACCTCAAACCCATGCTCCAAAGGGACTTCATTACGGCACTGCCAG CTCAGGGTCTGGATCATATAGCGGAGAATATCTTGTCTTTCCTGGACGCACGCTCGCTGTGTTCGGCTGAGCTGGTGTGTAAGGAATGGCAGCGTGTGATTTCCGAAGGCATGTTGTGGAAGAAGCTAATCGAGAGGATGGTTCGGACAGACCCGCTGTGGAAAGGCCTTTCAGAGAGACACCAGTG GGAAAAATACCTGTTCAAGAACCGCACAACAGAAGTTCCACCAAACTCATACTACCGCTCTCTTTATCCGAAAATCATTCAGGACATCGAG ACCATCGAGGCGAACTGGAGGTGTGGCCGACATAACCTGCAGAGGATCCAGTGTAGGTCGGAGAACAGCAAAGGTGTTTACTGCCTCCAGTATGACGACGAAAAGATCATCAGCGGACTTCGAGATAACTCCATCAAG ATATGGGATAAACAGACTCTGGAGTGTTTGAAGATCCTGACAGGGCACACGGGCTCTGTGCTGTGTCTGCAGTATGATGAGAGAGTCATTGTTACCGGTTCCTCTGATTCCACTGTCAG AGTTTGGGATGTGAACTCGGGGGAGGTTCTGAACACTCTGATCCATCACAACGAGGCTGTGCTCCACCTGCGATTCTGTAACGGGTTGATGGTCACCTGCTCGAAGGATCGCTCCATCGCCGTGTGGGACATGGCCTCTCCCACGGACATCAGTCTCCGCCGAGTCCTCGTCGGACACAGGGCCGCCGTCAATGTTGTCGACTTTGACGACAAGTACATTGTCTCTGCCTCTGGTGATCGGACCATAAAG GTGTGGAGTACAAGCACCTGTGAGTTTGTTCGGACACTAAACGGTCATAAGCGAGGAATCGCCTGCCTACAGTACAGAGACAGACTCGTGGTCAGTGGCTCCTCAGACAACACCATCAG GCTGTGGGATATTGAGTGTGGAGCATGTTTGCGGGTTTTGGAAGGGCACGAGGAGCTTGTTCGCTGTATTCGATTTGATAACAAGCGGATTGTGAGTGGAGCGTATGACGG tAAAATTAAAGTGTGGGACCTACAAGCTGCTCTCGACCCACGAGCCCCAGCCAGCACTCTGTGTCTACGTACACTAGTG GAACATTCTGGCCGAGTGTTCCGGCTCCAATTCGATGAGTTCCAGATCATCAGCAGCTCCCACGATGACACTATCCTTATCTGGGACTTCCTCAACGTGTCAACCAACGGGCAGACGGAAGGACGATCGCCGTCCCGCACGTATACCTATATATCCAGATAG
- the fbxw11b gene encoding F-box and WD repeat domain-containing 11-B isoform X6 gives MEPEMEDKTLELMNTSVMDSQTADRSPKITMFKVTNGPLTGSRKRPSEGNYEKEKDVCIQLFDQWSEADQVEFVEHLISRMCHYQHGHINSYLKPMLQRDFITALPAQGLDHIAENILSFLDARSLCSAELVCKEWQRVISEGMLWKKLIERMVRTDPLWKGLSERHQWEKYLFKNRTTEVPPNSYYRSLYPKIIQDIETIEANWRCGRHNLQRIQCRSENSKGVYCLQYDDEKIISGLRDNSIKIWDKQTLECLKILTGHTGSVLCLQYDERVIVTGSSDSTVRVWDVNSGEVLNTLIHHNEAVLHLRFCNGLMVTCSKDRSIAVWDMASPTDISLRRVLVGHRAAVNVVDFDDKYIVSASGDRTIKVWSTSTCEFVRTLNGHKRGIACLQYRDRLVVSGSSDNTIRLWDIECGACLRVLEGHEELVRCIRFDNKRIVSGAYDGKIKVWDLQAALDPRAPASTLCLRTLVEHSGRVFRLQFDEFQIISSSHDDTILIWDFLNVSTNGQTEGRSPSRTYTYISR, from the exons ATGGAGCCGGAGATGGAGGACAAAACCTTAGAGCTGATG aacacctCTGTCATGGACTCGCAGACTGCAGACCGCTCCCCAAAGATCACAATGTTCAAG GTGACTAATGGACCCTTGACAGGCTCTAGGAAGCGGCCATCGGAAGGAAATTACGAGAAGGAGAAAGACGTGTGCATCCAGCTCTTTGATCAGTGGTCTGAAGCAGACCAAGTGGAGTTTGTGGAACACCTGATCTCACGCATGTGCCATTACCAACACGGCCACATAAACTCCTACCTCAAACCCATGCTCCAAAGGGACTTCATTACGGCACTGCCAG CTCAGGGTCTGGATCATATAGCGGAGAATATCTTGTCTTTCCTGGACGCACGCTCGCTGTGTTCGGCTGAGCTGGTGTGTAAGGAATGGCAGCGTGTGATTTCCGAAGGCATGTTGTGGAAGAAGCTAATCGAGAGGATGGTTCGGACAGACCCGCTGTGGAAAGGCCTTTCAGAGAGACACCAGTG GGAAAAATACCTGTTCAAGAACCGCACAACAGAAGTTCCACCAAACTCATACTACCGCTCTCTTTATCCGAAAATCATTCAGGACATCGAG ACCATCGAGGCGAACTGGAGGTGTGGCCGACATAACCTGCAGAGGATCCAGTGTAGGTCGGAGAACAGCAAAGGTGTTTACTGCCTCCAGTATGACGACGAAAAGATCATCAGCGGACTTCGAGATAACTCCATCAAG ATATGGGATAAACAGACTCTGGAGTGTTTGAAGATCCTGACAGGGCACACGGGCTCTGTGCTGTGTCTGCAGTATGATGAGAGAGTCATTGTTACCGGTTCCTCTGATTCCACTGTCAG AGTTTGGGATGTGAACTCGGGGGAGGTTCTGAACACTCTGATCCATCACAACGAGGCTGTGCTCCACCTGCGATTCTGTAACGGGTTGATGGTCACCTGCTCGAAGGATCGCTCCATCGCCGTGTGGGACATGGCCTCTCCCACGGACATCAGTCTCCGCCGAGTCCTCGTCGGACACAGGGCCGCCGTCAATGTTGTCGACTTTGACGACAAGTACATTGTCTCTGCCTCTGGTGATCGGACCATAAAG GTGTGGAGTACAAGCACCTGTGAGTTTGTTCGGACACTAAACGGTCATAAGCGAGGAATCGCCTGCCTACAGTACAGAGACAGACTCGTGGTCAGTGGCTCCTCAGACAACACCATCAG GCTGTGGGATATTGAGTGTGGAGCATGTTTGCGGGTTTTGGAAGGGCACGAGGAGCTTGTTCGCTGTATTCGATTTGATAACAAGCGGATTGTGAGTGGAGCGTATGACGG tAAAATTAAAGTGTGGGACCTACAAGCTGCTCTCGACCCACGAGCCCCAGCCAGCACTCTGTGTCTACGTACACTAGTG GAACATTCTGGCCGAGTGTTCCGGCTCCAATTCGATGAGTTCCAGATCATCAGCAGCTCCCACGATGACACTATCCTTATCTGGGACTTCCTCAACGTGTCAACCAACGGGCAGACGGAAGGACGATCGCCGTCCCGCACGTATACCTATATATCCAGATAG
- the fbxw11b gene encoding F-box and WD repeat domain-containing 11-B isoform X1, with protein MEPEMEDKTLELMNTSVMDSQTADRSPKITMFKPIFICPQVTNGPLTGSRKRPSEGNYEKEKDVCIQLFDQWSEADQVEFVEHLISRMCHYQHGHINSYLKPMLQRDFITALPAQGLDHIAENILSFLDARSLCSAELVCKEWQRVISEGMLWKKLIERMVRTDPLWKGLSERHQWEKYLFKNRTTEVPPNSYYRSLYPKIIQDIETIEANWRCGRHNLQRIQCRSENSKGVYCLQYDDEKIISGLRDNSIKIWDKQTLECLKILTGHTGSVLCLQYDERVIVTGSSDSTVRVWDVNSGEVLNTLIHHNEAVLHLRFCNGLMVTCSKDRSIAVWDMASPTDISLRRVLVGHRAAVNVVDFDDKYIVSASGDRTIKVWSTSTCEFVRTLNGHKRGIACLQYRDRLVVSGSSDNTIRLWDIECGACLRVLEGHEELVRCIRFDNKRIVSGAYDGKIKVWDLQAALDPRAPASTLCLRTLVQRCRFNNSLSAYRNILAECSGSNSMSSRSSAAPTMTLSLSGTSSTCQPTGRRKDDRRPARIPIYPDSREALVACGVCASVCGDCLGDPSLCGSVPGSKVEERHHHHPPPSSPSPSSLHLSVLFLPSSVILRAAP; from the exons ATGGAGCCGGAGATGGAGGACAAAACCTTAGAGCTGATG aacacctCTGTCATGGACTCGCAGACTGCAGACCGCTCCCCAAAGATCACAATGTTCAAG CCTATCTTTATCTGTCCTCAGGTGACTAATGGACCCTTGACAGGCTCTAGGAAGCGGCCATCGGAAGGAAATTACGAGAAGGAGAAAGACGTGTGCATCCAGCTCTTTGATCAGTGGTCTGAAGCAGACCAAGTGGAGTTTGTGGAACACCTGATCTCACGCATGTGCCATTACCAACACGGCCACATAAACTCCTACCTCAAACCCATGCTCCAAAGGGACTTCATTACGGCACTGCCAG CTCAGGGTCTGGATCATATAGCGGAGAATATCTTGTCTTTCCTGGACGCACGCTCGCTGTGTTCGGCTGAGCTGGTGTGTAAGGAATGGCAGCGTGTGATTTCCGAAGGCATGTTGTGGAAGAAGCTAATCGAGAGGATGGTTCGGACAGACCCGCTGTGGAAAGGCCTTTCAGAGAGACACCAGTG GGAAAAATACCTGTTCAAGAACCGCACAACAGAAGTTCCACCAAACTCATACTACCGCTCTCTTTATCCGAAAATCATTCAGGACATCGAG ACCATCGAGGCGAACTGGAGGTGTGGCCGACATAACCTGCAGAGGATCCAGTGTAGGTCGGAGAACAGCAAAGGTGTTTACTGCCTCCAGTATGACGACGAAAAGATCATCAGCGGACTTCGAGATAACTCCATCAAG ATATGGGATAAACAGACTCTGGAGTGTTTGAAGATCCTGACAGGGCACACGGGCTCTGTGCTGTGTCTGCAGTATGATGAGAGAGTCATTGTTACCGGTTCCTCTGATTCCACTGTCAG AGTTTGGGATGTGAACTCGGGGGAGGTTCTGAACACTCTGATCCATCACAACGAGGCTGTGCTCCACCTGCGATTCTGTAACGGGTTGATGGTCACCTGCTCGAAGGATCGCTCCATCGCCGTGTGGGACATGGCCTCTCCCACGGACATCAGTCTCCGCCGAGTCCTCGTCGGACACAGGGCCGCCGTCAATGTTGTCGACTTTGACGACAAGTACATTGTCTCTGCCTCTGGTGATCGGACCATAAAG GTGTGGAGTACAAGCACCTGTGAGTTTGTTCGGACACTAAACGGTCATAAGCGAGGAATCGCCTGCCTACAGTACAGAGACAGACTCGTGGTCAGTGGCTCCTCAGACAACACCATCAG GCTGTGGGATATTGAGTGTGGAGCATGTTTGCGGGTTTTGGAAGGGCACGAGGAGCTTGTTCGCTGTATTCGATTTGATAACAAGCGGATTGTGAGTGGAGCGTATGACGG tAAAATTAAAGTGTGGGACCTACAAGCTGCTCTCGACCCACGAGCCCCAGCCAGCACTCTGTGTCTACGTACACTAGTG CAGCGATGTCGCTTCAATAATAGTCTGTCTGCGTATAGGAACATTCTGGCCGAGTGTTCCGGCTCCAATTCGATGAGTTCCAGATCATCAGCAGCTCCCACGATGACACTATCCTTATCTGGGACTTCCTCAACGTGTCAACCAACGGGCAGACGGAAGGACGATCGCCGTCCCGCACGTATACCTATATATCCAGATAGCAG GGAAGCTCTGGTGGCGTGCggagtgtgtgcgagtgtgtgtgggGACTGTTTGGGTGACCCCAGTCTATGTGGAAGTGTGCCAGGATCAAAGGTCGAGGAACGCCACCACCACCACCCCCCCCCCTCCTCCCCTTCACCCTCCTCTCTCCATCTGTCCGTTTTATTTCTCCCCTCTTCGGTCATTTTGAGGGCCGCCCCATGA